In one window of Vibrio sp. JC009 DNA:
- the uspA gene encoding universal stress protein UspA, protein MSYKHILVAVDLTEESKVLIEKAVALAKPLEAEVSFIHIDVNYAEIYTGLIDINLAETQNHAMEASMQQLNDLADHANYPIKHTLVGSGDLGYELKDAIKQRNVDLVICGHHQDFWSVILSSTKQLLNSVQVDMLVVPLQD, encoded by the coding sequence ATGAGTTACAAACACATACTAGTAGCGGTTGATCTTACGGAAGAGAGTAAGGTTTTGATAGAAAAAGCCGTGGCTCTTGCGAAGCCTTTAGAGGCTGAAGTCTCATTTATCCATATTGATGTTAACTACGCTGAGATCTACACAGGCCTTATCGACATTAACCTGGCGGAAACTCAGAACCATGCCATGGAAGCTTCCATGCAGCAGTTAAATGATCTGGCAGATCACGCTAACTATCCGATAAAGCATACTTTAGTCGGAAGCGGTGATTTAGGGTATGAATTAAAAGATGCCATTAAGCAAAGAAACGTCGATCTGGTGATTTGTGGTCACCATCAGGATTTCTGGAGTGTGATTCTTTCTTCAACCAAGCAACTGCTTAACAGCGTACAGGTTGATATGCTGGTAGTGCCGCTACAGGACTAA
- the ftnA gene encoding non-heme ferritin: MLSQTMIDQLNEQINLEFFSSNLYLQMSAWCEDRGFEGAAEFLKAHATEEMEHMQRLFTYVSETGAMPILGAIEAPRFDFESLGEVFRETYEHEKMITEKINKLAHAAFTTQDYSTFNFLQWYVAEQHEEEKLFKGILDKLELVGEDGKALFFIDKDLAMMAKEGSSSIMDASPAE; encoded by the coding sequence ATGCTTTCTCAAACCATGATCGATCAACTAAATGAGCAAATAAACCTCGAATTTTTTTCATCCAATCTATACTTACAGATGAGTGCCTGGTGTGAAGATAGAGGATTTGAGGGAGCAGCTGAGTTTTTGAAGGCTCATGCGACAGAGGAAATGGAGCACATGCAACGCCTGTTTACCTATGTCAGTGAGACAGGTGCAATGCCGATTTTAGGGGCAATTGAGGCACCGAGATTTGACTTCGAAAGCCTTGGGGAAGTGTTTCGTGAAACCTATGAGCATGAAAAGATGATTACTGAAAAGATCAACAAACTTGCTCATGCTGCGTTCACAACTCAGGACTACTCAACGTTTAACTTCTTGCAGTGGTATGTTGCTGAGCAGCATGAAGAAGAAAAACTGTTTAAGGGAATCCTGGATAAGCTGGAACTTGTAGGAGAAGACGGTAAGGCATTGTTCTTTATCGACAAGGATCTGGCAATGATGGCAAAAGAAGGTTCATCTTCGATAATGGATGCCAGCCCGGCTGAGTAA
- a CDS encoding class I SAM-dependent methyltransferase: MAAEWNLEHDPDSTFALVLTEQRLELRKTDEPKLGAIYVDLVGGAVGHRRKFGGGKGQAIAKAAGLNKGVTPTVLDGTAGLGRDAFVLASLGCKVQMVERNPVVAALLDNGLKRAKQDPEIGGWVSERMTLLHASSHDALEKLAQDKDFAAPDVVYLDPMYPHPENKKKSALVKKEMRVFQSLVGADTDADGLLKPALSLASKRVVVKRPDYADWLAGEKPAMAIETKKNRFDVYVLASMG, from the coding sequence ATTGCTGCTGAGTGGAATCTGGAGCATGATCCTGACAGCACCTTTGCCTTAGTCCTGACAGAGCAGAGGCTAGAGCTTCGTAAGACGGATGAACCAAAACTAGGTGCGATTTACGTGGACTTGGTCGGCGGTGCGGTAGGACACAGGCGAAAATTTGGTGGCGGTAAAGGTCAGGCGATTGCTAAGGCGGCGGGGCTGAATAAGGGTGTCACTCCAACTGTGCTGGATGGTACTGCCGGGCTGGGCCGTGATGCCTTTGTGCTAGCTTCCCTCGGATGTAAAGTTCAGATGGTGGAGCGTAATCCGGTTGTTGCTGCTTTGCTGGATAACGGTCTGAAACGGGCAAAGCAGGATCCTGAAATTGGCGGCTGGGTATCAGAGCGAATGACTCTGCTGCATGCTTCTAGTCATGATGCTCTTGAGAAACTGGCTCAGGATAAAGACTTTGCAGCTCCGGATGTGGTTTATCTTGACCCTATGTATCCGCACCCGGAAAACAAAAAGAAGAGCGCGTTGGTGAAAAAAGAGATGCGGGTGTTTCAGTCTCTGGTTGGCGCTGATACAGATGCCGATGGTTTGCTTAAACCTGCTCTCTCTCTGGCATCAAAGCGGGTTGTGGTTAAAAGGCCGGACTACGCAGACTGGCTGGCAGGGGAAAAACCGGCCATGGCCATTGAGACCAAGAAAAACCGTTTTGATGTTTATGTATTAGCCTCAATGGGTTAA
- a CDS encoding HDOD domain-containing protein has protein sequence MSQDNILEKVDELPRLEKVLHEILEMVNQIDFDFDELALKVSMDQMLSTKMLRMANSAQFGGRREVSSINEAIVRVGSDAVRTLVRCSVMSQAFPKLETLSLKDYWANTFEVSMIAGQLAPKVGLDPNEIFTMGTLHNMGLLLIHTNVPEMAKEITKRVEGGEKPFAVQREVLGTDVPTLGAKLAEAWDFPPQMVDAIAHSHSPAKAQVSKKAAFLLRFAIDVHKAWDSLFDRDKVVFVTKHPCSKVFGFGPEISDMIDEIRGEGYELAYQMFS, from the coding sequence ATGAGTCAAGACAACATATTAGAAAAAGTAGATGAACTACCGAGGCTGGAAAAGGTTCTCCACGAAATTCTTGAAATGGTGAATCAGATTGACTTTGATTTTGATGAGTTGGCACTAAAAGTTTCTATGGACCAGATGCTTAGCACAAAGATGCTGAGGATGGCCAATTCAGCTCAGTTTGGGGGGCGCAGGGAAGTTTCTTCAATTAATGAAGCGATTGTCAGGGTTGGCAGTGATGCGGTGCGTACTCTGGTTCGTTGTTCGGTAATGTCTCAGGCTTTTCCTAAGCTTGAAACCCTCAGCCTGAAAGATTACTGGGCAAATACCTTCGAAGTTTCCATGATTGCAGGCCAGCTGGCACCAAAGGTGGGTCTTGATCCCAATGAAATATTTACCATGGGAACATTGCATAACATGGGGCTGCTGTTGATCCATACCAATGTGCCGGAAATGGCAAAAGAGATAACCAAGAGGGTCGAAGGGGGCGAAAAACCTTTTGCGGTTCAGAGAGAGGTTCTGGGTACCGATGTACCGACACTAGGAGCTAAGCTGGCCGAAGCATGGGATTTTCCTCCGCAAATGGTCGATGCTATCGCTCACTCACATAGCCCGGCCAAGGCTCAGGTCTCCAAGAAGGCGGCATTTCTTCTGCGTTTTGCCATTGATGTGCACAAAGCCTGGGACTCATTATTTGACAGAGACAAGGTAGTTTTTGTCACCAAGCACCCTTGTAGCAAAGTCTTCGGGTTCGGCCCGGAAATCTCGGATATGATTGATGAAATACGGGGCGAAGGTTATGAACTGGCCTATCAGATGTTTAGTTAG
- the uspB gene encoding universal stress protein UspB codes for MISGDTVLLALMIVVSLNLARYLTALRSLIFIMREAHPLLYQQVDGGGFFTAHGNVTKQVRLFHYIKDREYLHHHDPVFIKKCTKVRELFVLFVSLLGVTVFASWIL; via the coding sequence ATGATCAGTGGAGACACCGTTTTATTAGCATTGATGATAGTGGTGAGCTTGAATTTAGCACGCTATCTGACTGCTTTGCGTTCGTTAATTTTTATCATGAGAGAGGCTCATCCGTTGCTGTACCAGCAAGTGGATGGAGGTGGTTTCTTTACGGCTCATGGGAACGTAACTAAGCAAGTGCGCCTTTTCCATTACATTAAAGACCGGGAATATCTGCACCACCACGACCCGGTGTTTATCAAGAAGTGCACTAAAGTCAGAGAGCTCTTTGTTCTGTTTGTCTCCTTGCTGGGGGTTACCGTATTTGCTTCCTGGATTCTTTAG
- a CDS encoding NAD(P)/FAD-dependent oxidoreductase, whose protein sequence is MSNRVDVVIIGAGAAGLMCAAEAGKRGRKVLVLDHAKKPGRKILISGGGKCNFTNYDVSASNYLCQNPHFVKSALSQYTNWDFISLVSKYGIDYEERDHGQLFCLDSAKQIVSMLLQECQLGDVEFRYQADVHSIQKTENGFNLNAGTELVECESLVVATGGLSMPKLGATPFGYKIAEQFGLSVIQTTAGLVPFTLHKEDKEQLAELSGIAIPAEITAEDGTSFKEALLFTHRGLSGPAVLQISSYWKAGQKVTINLVPENDVEEQLNRSKEKHPNQSLKITLSRILPKRFVELLIERKELQDKPLKQFNPKELEAVVHLLENWIIQPVGTEGYRTAEVTLGGVDTNHISSKTMEVKETKGLYFIGEVLDVTGWLGGFNFQWCWSSGFVAGQWV, encoded by the coding sequence GTGAGTAACAGAGTCGACGTTGTAATTATTGGTGCCGGAGCGGCCGGGCTGATGTGTGCTGCCGAAGCAGGAAAACGTGGGCGTAAGGTCCTGGTTCTGGATCATGCCAAGAAACCGGGCCGAAAAATTCTGATCTCCGGTGGTGGTAAGTGCAACTTCACTAACTACGACGTCAGTGCCTCGAACTACCTCTGTCAGAATCCGCATTTTGTAAAATCTGCCCTGTCTCAGTACACAAACTGGGACTTTATCTCACTGGTTTCCAAATATGGCATTGACTATGAAGAGCGCGACCATGGTCAACTTTTCTGCTTAGATTCAGCAAAACAGATTGTCAGCATGCTTCTTCAGGAGTGTCAGCTGGGTGATGTTGAGTTCCGGTATCAGGCCGATGTGCATTCTATCCAAAAAACGGAAAATGGCTTTAACCTGAATGCTGGTACAGAGCTGGTGGAGTGTGAATCTCTGGTTGTTGCCACTGGTGGACTTTCCATGCCAAAGCTTGGCGCAACACCGTTCGGCTACAAAATTGCTGAGCAGTTTGGGCTTTCTGTTATTCAGACAACCGCAGGGCTGGTGCCTTTCACCCTGCATAAAGAAGACAAAGAGCAGCTGGCTGAACTTTCCGGTATTGCCATACCTGCTGAAATAACCGCAGAAGACGGAACCAGCTTTAAGGAAGCGCTTCTGTTTACTCACAGAGGTCTGTCTGGTCCAGCTGTTTTACAGATTTCTTCTTACTGGAAGGCCGGTCAGAAGGTCACAATCAATCTGGTTCCTGAGAATGATGTTGAAGAGCAGCTTAACCGCTCCAAAGAGAAACATCCAAACCAGAGTCTGAAAATCACCTTATCCCGAATTTTACCAAAGCGCTTTGTGGAGCTTTTGATTGAGCGAAAAGAGCTTCAGGATAAGCCGCTTAAGCAGTTTAATCCAAAGGAATTGGAAGCAGTTGTTCACCTGCTTGAGAACTGGATCATTCAACCGGTTGGGACTGAAGGGTATCGAACGGCTGAAGTTACCCTCGGAGGCGTTGATACCAATCATATCTCTTCAAAAACCATGGAAGTGAAAGAGACCAAAGGGCTTTATTTTATCGGTGAAGTGCTCGATGTCACGGGCTGGCTCGGGGGGTTCAATTTTCAGTGGTGCTGGAGCAGTGGATTTGTGGCGGGGCAGTGGGTTTAA
- a CDS encoding DMT family transporter — MKNEKRALTLGISAVLLWSTVATAFKLTLLEFTPIQMLTVASSVSALALAGICFYQGKLNRLANTFFSNPLYYLILGLINPLAYYLILFKAYDLLPASQAQPLNYSWAITLTLMAALFLGQKIRKQDWLACLLGYAGVVVIATKGDILALEFDSPLGVGLALLSTLLWAGYWILNTKNKADPVIGVLLGFLVALPFAVALSIYEGESWQASYQGWLAVTYVGLFEMGITFVLWLSALKATDNTARISNLIFISPFISLILLASVIGEEIPFSTLVGLVMIVSGLVVQQLKRKPAN; from the coding sequence ATGAAAAACGAAAAACGCGCATTAACTCTGGGCATTTCAGCCGTTCTGCTGTGGTCCACTGTGGCCACGGCATTTAAACTCACGCTACTGGAATTTACCCCTATCCAGATGCTGACGGTGGCAAGCTCTGTCTCTGCACTGGCGCTGGCTGGTATCTGCTTTTATCAGGGAAAGTTAAACCGGCTTGCGAATACGTTTTTCTCCAATCCGCTTTATTATCTGATTCTGGGTCTGATTAATCCGCTGGCTTACTACCTGATTCTGTTTAAAGCCTATGACCTGTTACCGGCCTCTCAGGCTCAGCCGTTAAACTACAGCTGGGCAATAACTCTGACCCTGATGGCCGCTCTGTTTCTGGGGCAAAAAATCCGTAAGCAGGACTGGCTGGCCTGTCTGCTCGGTTATGCCGGTGTTGTGGTTATTGCCACCAAAGGAGATATCCTGGCATTGGAGTTCGACAGCCCTCTTGGTGTGGGTCTTGCCCTGCTTTCAACCCTGCTCTGGGCGGGATACTGGATTCTGAATACTAAAAACAAAGCCGATCCTGTTATCGGTGTTCTGTTGGGTTTTCTGGTAGCGCTGCCATTTGCCGTAGCACTTAGTATTTATGAAGGGGAAAGCTGGCAGGCAAGCTATCAGGGCTGGCTGGCGGTCACTTATGTCGGGCTGTTTGAGATGGGAATAACTTTTGTGCTCTGGTTGTCCGCATTAAAAGCGACGGACAACACTGCACGGATCAGTAACCTTATCTTTATTTCACCCTTTATCTCTCTGATATTACTGGCTTCCGTTATCGGTGAGGAAATTCCGTTTTCCACACTTGTCGGTCTGGTGATGATAGTCAGTGGCCTGGTTGTTCAGCAACTTAAGCGAAAACCGGCTAACTAA